The window GTTATTATTGAAAACGTGATTAGAGATTACCCGAATGATTGGCTTTTATGGCATAGCCATTCACTTTATTTTATTAATCATTAAGCACTTATGAACAAGATTATCCCGAATACCGTTTATCAAGAAGAGACTAATGAATGTGGGTTAGCCTGCATTTCAATGTTGGCGCACACACAAGGTGTGGCAGTTTCATTGGATACTTTACGTGAGCGTTATCCAGCAACAGATCACGGGACCTCTCTATTACAACTTTCCTCAATATTAAACGACTATGGAATTGCCACTGTGCCAATTCTTTTTGAACATGATGAACTTAATAGCATTCCTCTTCCTGCTATTTTGCATTATGGGGCAAATCATTTTGTGATTTTAGCCTATCGTAAAGGAAACAATGTATGTGTGATTAATCCAGCAATTGGTCAGCAGTGGTTACCCTATTCGGCATTAAAATTAGAAATTAGCGGTTATGCCCTGATTTTAGATCCCAATCATCAATCAAGTTCAATTGAGACCTCGTCTTTAACCGATAAGCACCCGAAAACGCAGCGGCGTCCTCAGGGGATGATGAGTTTAAAAGAAACCAGCACTATATCGGGAATTTATTGGCTAATGCTTCTGACTTTTTTGGTCGGTTTGACGCTATTTATTATGCCAATTATGGTGAGTAATGCAGTCAATGAAGCCTTTTCAGATATAGAAAACGCAAATTTTCCCTATGGGTTATTTATTTTAGCTTTTGTGCTGGCATCTTTGTTAGCGCTTGGCGTTAGGATTATCACTGAAAAGTTTATTAAGCATTTTGTGTTAATTAATAGTGGAGCCGGTTTTTCTCGATTATTAAGTAATCCATTACGTTTTTTTGAAAAACGCGCGCCGGGTGATGTTTTTAGTCGGTTTATGGCTTGGCAAACCGCGATGACACAAAAAATCGAGCTTGATAATCAGCTACGAACAGACTGGGTGATTGGTATCATCGCCCTTGCTGTGATGTTTTGGATAGCCCCGGTTTTAGCGGCTATTTCGTCAGTTGGTGTGACCGTAATGGGGTTGATCAGTGTTTGGGCAATTATTCGAGACCGTTGGTACACCCAACAATTACAGTTAAAAACAGCTGCTCTAAATGATTTTTTTATGGAAACTCTTCAGGGGATCTTAACCGTTAAGGCGAGTGGTTTAGAAGAGCAACGAAAAATACAATTTGCGTGGTTAAGCCGTGACTTATTCACTTGCATGCAAAAAAGAAATATTTATGAACAAGTTAAAGGAACGCTATATCAGTTAACAGGTAGCTTGGAAATGGTGGTTTTTATGCTAGTCATACTGCCAATGGTTGCAAGCAAAATGATATCTCTAGGTGATTTTTTTGCATATAGCTTTATTCGCCAGATTTTCACGTCTTATATTACGCGAATTTTTTATTCAATAATTCATAAATCACAATTGCATATTATTGATACGCGAGCACACAGTTTATTTCCTGAACAGATTTCACTACCAGTGAGTTCTGCCTATGCTGAAGTATCAAATGGAAAGGCTTTGCACTTAAGATTTGAGCAATTAAGTTTTAGCTACGACCCAGCAAAACCAATTTTAAACAATATTTACTTGGATTTGCCAGCAAGGGCACAAATTGCGATTGTGGGAGAGTCCGGCGCAGGGAAAAG of the Providencia rettgeri genome contains:
- a CDS encoding peptidase domain-containing ABC transporter encodes the protein MNKIIPNTVYQEETNECGLACISMLAHTQGVAVSLDTLRERYPATDHGTSLLQLSSILNDYGIATVPILFEHDELNSIPLPAILHYGANHFVILAYRKGNNVCVINPAIGQQWLPYSALKLEISGYALILDPNHQSSSIETSSLTDKHPKTQRRPQGMMSLKETSTISGIYWLMLLTFLVGLTLFIMPIMVSNAVNEAFSDIENANFPYGLFILAFVLASLLALGVRIITEKFIKHFVLINSGAGFSRLLSNPLRFFEKRAPGDVFSRFMAWQTAMTQKIELDNQLRTDWVIGIIALAVMFWIAPVLAAISSVGVTVMGLISVWAIIRDRWYTQQLQLKTAALNDFFMETLQGILTVKASGLEEQRKIQFAWLSRDLFTCMQKRNIYEQVKGTLYQLTGSLEMVVFMLVILPMVASKMISLGDFFAYSFIRQIFTSYITRIFYSIIHKSQLHIIDTRAHSLFPEQISLPVSSAYAEVSNGKALHLRFEQLSFSYDPAKPILNNIYLDLPARAQIAIVGESGAGKSTLLRIIAGLIPLQSGTCFSGEETLVHQQLAQLVCLQSQEDILFNASVGENITLFAPNIQEKEQKVINHLLKSLVLDSVINSLPGGINALIRESHSALSLGQRQRLLLARSMYSNKPILLLDEPTANLDEETATKVIDAIQTHCHKTGKTLVVVTHSDNITAKFDTVYQIVDGELALKNNSKQVGFVHQASSLSQPNEQLA